The nucleotide sequence TGGCGAAGAGAAACTTTTAGATATAAAGAATGTAGATATAAAAAGTGGAGAGACGAAGACTATTTATTTTGATAAGGTTCAGACTAAAGATAGATTTTTAAAGTGTGAGTTATCACAAAAGGATGCACTAGATGAGGATAATGTTATTTATTCTATAGTGAAACAAAAGGATGGAGCAAAGGTTCTAATGTCTTCTAACCAGAATGTGTTTCTTGAAAAGGCTATCTCAACAATAAAAGATATAGAATTAATTAAAACTAATCCTGGAGAAGCTGTAAATGGTGATTATGATTTGTATATTTTTGACGGTAAACTTCCAGAGTCCTTACCTAAAAAGGGAAACATATTGATTATTAATCCAGAGAAAAACAATGATTATTTCAATGTCTCATCGGAAAGAGACGGAGGAAAAGGAAACGTGTTATCCCATGCAGTGACAAAGTATATGGATAAGAGCAGCTTTGTTGTTTCCAAGGTTAAGAATATAGAAGTTCCTTCTTGGGGATCAACTATAATAAAGGTTGGAGATAACAATGCAGCATTTTGCGGGGAAGTAAAAGGGCAAAAGGTTGGAGCCATAGCCTTTGATCTACATAACAGTGATATGCCGTTAACTCCAGAATTCCCTATATTTATAAATAACTTAATGTCTTACATGCTAAATAGAGATACTGTATCGGGAACTCAGTATTATACTGGTGAAAATATAGAAGTAATACCACAACCAGAAGCAAATAAGATATGGATGAAGACTCCATATAATGACAACATTGATCTTGGAACAAAATATCCTCTGAAACCTTTTGATGAAGCGTATAAACCTGGTATATATGAGATTCATCAGAAGATAGATAAGAATGAGCAAACTAAGCTCATAGCTGTGAATTTTCCAACCTCTGAAAGCGATACTTCCAAAAATATTGCTTCTAAAAATTCACAAAAGGATGGAGGCGAGCTTTCTAAAAGTGGCATTAATTTGACTAATATTTTGCTAACCTTAGCGCTTTTAGTGTTGCTTATAGAATGGTTTGCTTACGTACGAATTCACGGAAGGTAGGGTTTTGATCAATATAAAGGGAGAGGAGGACAGTTATGGGGGTTAGTTTTATAAGACCATATCTTCTGTTATTTATTCCAATTCTAATAGGAATCATAATGTTTTTATCAAAGTATGCTGTTAGAATAAATAAATCAAAAAGAAAATGGGCTGTAATTTTAAGAAGTGTTGTAATTACATTAATAATGTTATCTATATGTGGTACTAGCTTTTATTGGGAGTTGAATAATAATACAACTATATTTCTAATTGATAACTCTGATTCAGTAAATACTGATAAGGATTCTTTTGAAACATTTGTGAAAGATGCTATAAAACAAAAATCCTCTAAGGATCAGATTGGAGTACTTTCCTTTGGAGGAAATACTCAAGTAGAAAGCTTTATATCTAATGACTCAACTTTTTCAAGAATTGATGGTAGTGTGGATAAAAATTATACCGATATTGAAAGTGCTTTAGCATCAGCAATTGCTCTATTTCCAAATAATTCGAATAAAAGAATTGTATTACTGTCAGATGGAGATGAAAATCAAGGTGACTTAAACAAAATAATGCCATCGATAAAGCAGCAGGGGATAGAACTTGAGTATTATAAAAAAGAAAAAGATAAATCAGAAGAAATAGCTGTTCAAAGTATTTCTGTTCCTGAAAAATTAGTATTAGATGAGGAATTTAATTTATCAGTTACTATACAAAGCACCACAGATACTAATGCAAAATTATCGTTATTCAATGGCAGAGAAAAGGTTGGAGAACAAAGTGTTCATTTAACTAAAGGCATAAATAAATATGTCTTTAGGGATAAGGCCACTAGTGGAGGATTTAAAGGATATAAGGTAACGATAGAAGCAGATAAGGATACGGAGCTAAAAAATAACGAAGCATCAGCGTTTACTATGATTACGTCAAAACCTAAGATTCTTATAATAGAGGGTGGAGAAAATGAGGCTAGTGAACTTGCTAAGATGCTTACAGCATCCTCATTAGATTTCACTGTAGTAAATGCAAAGTCAGCCCCAAGAAGTTTGCAGGAGATGACAACGTATAAGAGTATAATAACCTGCAATGTATCAGCTGACGATCTTAATGAAGGATTTATGAATTCATTAGAAAGTTATGTAAAAGACTTTGGAGGAGGTTTCATAGCTACTGGTGGAGATAACTCTTTTGCTTTAGGGGGATATTCTAAGACATCTCTTGAAAAGGTATTACCGGTATATATGGATATGAGAGGCAAAAAAGAAATTCCTAAAATGGCTATGATGCTTATAATTGATAAGTCGGGAAGCATGACAGAAGGAATGGCTGGAGTAAGCAAGGTTGATATGGCAAAGGAAGCCGCTATTAGAAGTCTTGATTCCTTAAGAACAGGAAAAGATGAAATTGGAGTTCTTACCTTCGATGACCAATATAGTTGGGCGGTAAAAAGAGGAGTTATAAATGATCCTAAAAAAATAGAGGATGATATAGGAAGCATACGTGCTGGAGGGGGTACTAGTATACTACCAGCACTTGAAGCTGGTTATAAGTCCTTAAAAGAAAGCGATGCAAAAATAAAACATATAATTCTTTTAACTGATGGTCAAGCAGAAAGAACAGGATATGATAATTTATTAAAGGATATAAATAAGGATAATATAACTGTTTCAACGGTAGCAGTGGGAAGAGATGCAGATAAGAATCTTCTTAAAGGTATTGCAGACTTTTGCGGAGGTAGATCCTATGTTACTGATGAGTACACCAATATACCTAGAATTTTTTCGAAAGAAACCTTTATGGCTGCAAGAATGTATCTGAATAATAGAGAGTTTACACCTAAGATAAGTACTGAACACAGTATTATAAGTGGAGTAACTGATGGAGGGGTACCATCACTTTTAGGGTATGTAGGTTCATCTCAAAAAGAAACTGCAAGAATCATATTAGAGAGTGATGAGGATGATCCAATTTTGACAGTTTGGCAGTATGGACTTGGAAAAGCTGTAGCGTGGAATTCAGATATATCAGGTAAATGGAGTGCAAACTATATAGGATGGGGAAAAAACTTAAAGTTATGGCAGAACATAATTAATTTTTCTATAGAAAATTATAATGATGAAGATGTATCGATGGAAGTAAGCAGTAACGGCAATGGAGCAAAGGTTGTCTTGAAAGATAAAAAAAATCAAGGTGAAGTTGATACCACTGCAACTATTGTTACTCCACAAGGTGAAAGCAAAGAAATAAAGCTATATCCTACAGCACCAGGGGAATACACCGGAAACTTTCAGACAAAAGAAGATGGTGTATATATGATAAGTGGAAAGCAAAGTAAAAATGGAGAAACATTAAGTTCGGTAAACTCAGGATATGCTAGGCAGTATTCTCCAGAATATAAGATAAGAGAAGAGGGCAATAAAACTGATAAGATTATTACTGAAAATGGTGGTAAGATAATAAAAACCTCTGAAGAAGTTTTTAGCACTGAAATTATAAAGAAAAAAGGACAAAGAGATTTAAGTCCATTTTTGTTAGCATTAGCATTAATAATTTTGATGTTCGATATTGCTTTAAGAAGATTGAATTTGAACTTATCTAAGATTAGGTTGTTTATAGATAAGCTATTTAAAACTTTAACTTCAAGTAAGTTTAAGATTAAGAGATCAAACAAGTTAAGAACGGTGGATTCAGTAGTTAATGATAGCGATAGAAATAGTGATTTAAAAGATTTAAGTTTAAATAAAGGACCTAATAAGAATAGTAAAAGTAATGTTAACGAATCAAGTAAACATGAAACTTATAATAATGAATTCATTGACTTAAGCCCTGTAAAAACTAGTAAAATCAATAAAAAGCTTGAAGACAATAAAGAAAATAAGATCGACAATGAAAAAGAGAATAACGCTGAAACTTTAAATACTTCACAATTATTAAAAAATAAAAGATTTAAAAAATAAGTTGCTTATAAGAAATGAAGCATTATGCATGATAAAAATAATAGACTAGCCACCGTGAAAATAACTTCTAAGGTGGCTAGTTTGCTATAAGAACAGTATTTATTAAATTAATCCATATTTATTTTTCCCAAAGTTTTTATGTTATTGACAAAATATGAGTAAATGTGTATAATTTATAATTGTGAGTTATGGCTCGATAGCTCAGTCGGTAGAGCAGAGGACTGAAAATCCTCGTGTCGCTGGTTCGATTCCTGCTCGAGCCACCAAACCTTTAATAACTTTAGTTATTAAAGGTTTTTTTGTTTTCTACAAACAAATTATTTTAACTAAATCTTAATATTACTTTAAGCTTTTTGAAAGAATTTCTTAATAAATTGGAATTATAATTAGAAATAAGATATAAAACTTTTCGTTATAACCTATAATTTATTAAGGAGTTGCTGTTATGTTAGATAAACTAAGTTTAACTGATAAAGAAAATGATTTGCTTGCAAAAGGGATAGCTATTGGTGCAGGTGTTGGCATATTAGTAGGAGCACTATTAAATTATGTAACTTTAGGATTTGCAGCTGGAGGTGTTGTAGGCATATTGGTTTCCTTAACTTACTCATTTTACTTAAGAATGAGAAAAAAAGCTTTAATAGAAGGTAAACAGACATCTATTAAAAAGTAATTATAAGGCGCTTATACTTAATAGTTGAGTAATGAACTCCATAGGATAAAGACGTAGGATGTTATGAAAAGAAAATAAATAATATATTAGAAATATATAATATGAGAATAAACTTAGTTTTAAATGAAGAAGGAATGAATTATTTAATATAATTCAGTCCTTTTATTTACTGTATAGGAAAGTTTGCAATTTTTATATTAGCCAAATCTATTAATTTCAATTAATTTGAAGGGTCTTTTATGTAAGTTATATGTTTTCTATCTGCCAATCGATAGGAGTTTTACCTATAGACTCAAGAAATCTATTTGTCTTAGAAAAAGGTTTACTACCAAAGAAACCTCTTGAAGCGGATAGTGGACTTGGATGTACTGATTTGATTATATGATGCCAACCGTTTGTTATTAGCTTTTCTTTTGATATGGCATTGTTTCCCCAAAGTATAAAAACTATCGGATCCTTCCTTTCGTTTAATAAAGATATTATTTTGTCAGTGAAGATCTCCCAACCTATACTTTTATGAGAGTTTGCTTCACTAGCTACTACAGTAAGCGAGGTATTCAAAAGCAAAACTCCTTGATCAGCCCACTTTTTCAAGTATCCATTATTAGGTATATAACAACCTAGATCATCCTTTAATTCTTTGTACATATTTAAAAGGGATGGAGGAATCTTAACTCCAGGTTTAACTGAAAAACTTAATCCATGAGCTTGATTAGGTCCATGATAAGGGTCTTGACCAAGTATAACAACCTTAACATCACTATAGGAAGTATAATGCAAAGCGTTAAAGATATCATATTTATCTGGAAAAATAGTTTTCTTCTCATACTCCGAAACTAAAAATCTCCTTAATTTAAGGTAGTATTCTTTTTCAAATTCATCCTTTAATAAACTATCCCATTCATTTTTAAAATTGACAGACATTAAGTTATCACCTCATCTTATAAAATTTCTACGAACATATATATTAATGATTTTTAATAAATACAAATTTAAAAATAGGTTGAAATATCAACTTGTTAAATAAGTATATTTATATTATTATATCAAATTTTCATAAAATAAATAAAAATAATATCTTACAATTAACTTAAGTGCAATATTAATAAAGAATATGAAAAAAAAGATATTTGATTGTAACAATCTCATATTATATTGTCTCTTTGGAAAAAATAAAATGGTTGAAGTGTATTTTATGAAAAAGATATAATTTATATTGAAATGTAAATATTGTTAAGGGGGCTTTAAAATGGCAATTAAACCAAGGAAAGTAGCTATTGTAGGAACAGGTCTTGTAGGTTCGAGCTGTGCATTTAGTTTAGTAAACCAAGGTGTATGTGAAGAGGTACTAATGATAGACCTAAATGAAGAAAAAGCATTAGGTGAAGCTATGGATTTAACTCATGCAGTTGAATATCTTCCTAAGAGAACTAAGATATTTCAAGGTGGATATGATCAATGTGGGGATGCAGATGTAGTAATAATAACAGCAGGGGCACCACCTAAGATAGGGCAAAGTAGAATTGATACTTTAGAAATTAGTGCTAAAATATGTAACAGTATTGTTGAACCTATAATGAAATCAGGGTTTGATGGTTTCTTTATAATAGTATCTAATCCAGTTGATATTATAACTTATCATGTTTGGAAGATATCAGGGCTACCAAGAAATAAAGTTATGGGAACAGGTACTTCTGTAGATAGTGCTAGATTAAAGACCATGATTTCAGAGTATTTAGATGTAGATCCAAGATCAGTACAAGGGTACGCTATGGGAGAGCATGGTGATGCTCAAATGATTCCATGGTCACATGTTTATGTTGGTGGTAAACCATTCCTAAAGATAATGGAAGACCATCCTGATACCTATGGTAAGTTAAACTTAGATGAAATTGAATATAGAGTTTCCCAAGAAGGATGGGCGGTTTTTAATAGAAAAGGTGGAAGTACTTATTATGGTATATCTTCTGCTGCTGTAGGAATAATAAAGTCAATATTATTTGATGAACACAGTATAATACCTGTATCAGCAATATTAGATGGTGAATACGGTGAATATAATGTTGCATCTGGGGTACCAGCTATTATTAATGCTGAAGGCGTAAAAGATATAGTCCAGATAAATATGACAGAGCAAGAAAAGTTAAAATTTAAAAAAGCTAATGAATCTTTAAGAGGATATATAGCAAGACTAGGACACTAGAATATATTAGTGTTATTTAAAGACCTTATGAAGTAATTAATCATATTAATGACTTCATAAGGTTTTGTTATTCTTTAGCAAATTATATCTCAATTATATTTGTAGATAATTATGCGAAGAGACTTAAGACATAATATATGCATATTCTATTTCCATGATTTAAAGATATGACAACAATCATTTTAAGTATTAATGGTGTTTTGCTTGATAACTAGACTTAATTTGATACTGTTATATCTAAAAGACCGAAATTACTTAT is from Clostridium fungisolvens and encodes:
- a CDS encoding vWA domain-containing protein, coding for MKLYSPMSLWFLLLIPILILMYILKQKYEEREIPSLFLWQQVLAETEASTPFEKFRNNLLFFLQLLALLLAIFALTSPFINIGNKNFENVIIVIDNSGSMSAVGERDTRLEEAEKKAADMVKGLSSDSRITLVSASKNSKVELSGSTDRKEVINKIKDIKPTNSAGDINDTYSLIKSICNSYNSYKVVYYTDSDVNLKEINGEVVSLSMQKENVSLDYISQSKDNDYLRVMVRVTNHGNETNSEVLLYGEEKLLDIKNVDIKSGETKTIYFDKVQTKDRFLKCELSQKDALDEDNVIYSIVKQKDGAKVLMSSNQNVFLEKAISTIKDIELIKTNPGEAVNGDYDLYIFDGKLPESLPKKGNILIINPEKNNDYFNVSSERDGGKGNVLSHAVTKYMDKSSFVVSKVKNIEVPSWGSTIIKVGDNNAAFCGEVKGQKVGAIAFDLHNSDMPLTPEFPIFINNLMSYMLNRDTVSGTQYYTGENIEVIPQPEANKIWMKTPYNDNIDLGTKYPLKPFDEAYKPGIYEIHQKIDKNEQTKLIAVNFPTSESDTSKNIASKNSQKDGGELSKSGINLTNILLTLALLVLLIEWFAYVRIHGR
- a CDS encoding VWA domain-containing protein; amino-acid sequence: MGVSFIRPYLLLFIPILIGIIMFLSKYAVRINKSKRKWAVILRSVVITLIMLSICGTSFYWELNNNTTIFLIDNSDSVNTDKDSFETFVKDAIKQKSSKDQIGVLSFGGNTQVESFISNDSTFSRIDGSVDKNYTDIESALASAIALFPNNSNKRIVLLSDGDENQGDLNKIMPSIKQQGIELEYYKKEKDKSEEIAVQSISVPEKLVLDEEFNLSVTIQSTTDTNAKLSLFNGREKVGEQSVHLTKGINKYVFRDKATSGGFKGYKVTIEADKDTELKNNEASAFTMITSKPKILIIEGGENEASELAKMLTASSLDFTVVNAKSAPRSLQEMTTYKSIITCNVSADDLNEGFMNSLESYVKDFGGGFIATGGDNSFALGGYSKTSLEKVLPVYMDMRGKKEIPKMAMMLIIDKSGSMTEGMAGVSKVDMAKEAAIRSLDSLRTGKDEIGVLTFDDQYSWAVKRGVINDPKKIEDDIGSIRAGGGTSILPALEAGYKSLKESDAKIKHIILLTDGQAERTGYDNLLKDINKDNITVSTVAVGRDADKNLLKGIADFCGGRSYVTDEYTNIPRIFSKETFMAARMYLNNREFTPKISTEHSIISGVTDGGVPSLLGYVGSSQKETARIILESDEDDPILTVWQYGLGKAVAWNSDISGKWSANYIGWGKNLKLWQNIINFSIENYNDEDVSMEVSSNGNGAKVVLKDKKNQGEVDTTATIVTPQGESKEIKLYPTAPGEYTGNFQTKEDGVYMISGKQSKNGETLSSVNSGYARQYSPEYKIREEGNKTDKIITENGGKIIKTSEEVFSTEIIKKKGQRDLSPFLLALALIILMFDIALRRLNLNLSKIRLFIDKLFKTLTSSKFKIKRSNKLRTVDSVVNDSDRNSDLKDLSLNKGPNKNSKSNVNESSKHETYNNEFIDLSPVKTSKINKKLEDNKENKIDNEKENNAETLNTSQLLKNKRFKK
- a CDS encoding uracil-DNA glycosylase; the protein is MSVNFKNEWDSLLKDEFEKEYYLKLRRFLVSEYEKKTIFPDKYDIFNALHYTSYSDVKVVILGQDPYHGPNQAHGLSFSVKPGVKIPPSLLNMYKELKDDLGCYIPNNGYLKKWADQGVLLLNTSLTVVASEANSHKSIGWEIFTDKIISLLNERKDPIVFILWGNNAISKEKLITNGWHHIIKSVHPSPLSASRGFFGSKPFSKTNRFLESIGKTPIDWQIENI
- a CDS encoding L-lactate dehydrogenase is translated as MAIKPRKVAIVGTGLVGSSCAFSLVNQGVCEEVLMIDLNEEKALGEAMDLTHAVEYLPKRTKIFQGGYDQCGDADVVIITAGAPPKIGQSRIDTLEISAKICNSIVEPIMKSGFDGFFIIVSNPVDIITYHVWKISGLPRNKVMGTGTSVDSARLKTMISEYLDVDPRSVQGYAMGEHGDAQMIPWSHVYVGGKPFLKIMEDHPDTYGKLNLDEIEYRVSQEGWAVFNRKGGSTYYGISSAAVGIIKSILFDEHSIIPVSAILDGEYGEYNVASGVPAIINAEGVKDIVQINMTEQEKLKFKKANESLRGYIARLGH